Proteins encoded together in one Larus michahellis chromosome 4, bLarMic1.1, whole genome shotgun sequence window:
- the GAN gene encoding gigaxonin isoform X2 produces MEKLNVGNERYVFEAVIRWISHDSESRKVHMKDVMSAVWVSGLDAGYLREQMMSEPLVREIVKECNNIPLTPPQQGEAMLASFKPRGYSECIVTVGGEERVSRKPTSVMRCMCPLYDPNRQLWIELAPMSIPRINHGVLSAEGFLFVLGGQDENKGTLSSGEKYDPDTNSWSSLPPMNEARHNFGVVEIDGILYILGGEDGERELISMESYDIYSRTWTKQPDLTMVRKIGCYAAMKKKIYAMGGGSYGKLFESVECYDPRTQQWTAICPLKERRFGAVACGVASELYVFGGVRSRDDSQASEMVTCKSEFYHDEFKRWIYLNDQNLCIPTSSSFVYGAVPIGASIYVIGDLDTGTNYDYVREFKRSTGTWQRTKPLFPSDLRRTGCAALRIANCKLFRLQLQQGLFRIRVPSP; encoded by the exons ATGGAAAAGCTCAATGTCGGAAACGAAAGATACGTCTTTGAAGCGGTCATTAGGTGGATTTCTCATGATTCAGAATCGAGAAAG GTTCACATGAAGGATGTCATGTCAGCAGTGTGGGTTTCGGGCTTAGACGCAGGGTATTTACGTGAGCAGATGATGAGCGAACCACTGGTCCGGGAGATCGTCAAAGAATGCAACAATATTCCCCTCACGCCGCCCCAGCAGGGAGAGGCGATGCTGGCGTCCTTCAAGCCCCGGGGCTACTCGGAGTGTATAGTGACTGTCGGTGGAGAAGAACGAGT ATCACGGAAACCAACCTCAGTGATGCGGTGTATGTGTCCTCTTTATGATCCCAATAGACAGCTCTGGATTGAACTTGCTCCTATGAGTATTCCAAGGATCAATCATGGAGTATTGTCAGCAG aaggatttttatttGTGCTTGGTGGTCAGGATGAAAACAAGGGAACGCTAAGCTCTGGAGAGAAATATGATCCAGATACCAATTCATGGAGTTCCTTACCGCCAATGAATGAG GCACGACATAATTTTGGTGTGGTAGAGATTGATGGAATTCTGTATATTCTGGGAGGTGAGGACGGTGAAAGGGAGCTAATCTCTATGGAGAGCTATGATATTTACAGCCGGACCTGGACCAAGCAGCCAGACTTGACCATGGTTAGAAAG ATTGGCTGCTATGCAGCTATGAAGAAGAAAATCTATGCAatgggtggaggctcctacggaAAACTCTTTGAATCTGTTGAGTGTTATGACCCTCGGACTCAGCAGTGGACGGCAATCTGTCCTCTGAAAGAGAGAAG ATTTGGGGCAGTAGCCTGTGGAGTTGCCTCTGAGCTTTATGTGTTTGGCGGGGTCAGGAGTCGTGATGACAGTCAAGCCAGTGAGATGGTGACGTGCAAATCTGAATTTTATCATGATGAGTTTAAAAG gtgGATTTATCTAAATGACCAGAACCTATGTATCCCAACTAGTTCTTCCTTCGTGTACGGAGCTGTGCCCATCGGAGCCAGCATATACGTGATTGGAGATCTTGATACAG GTACAAATTATGACTACGTTAGAGAATTTAAAAGAAGCACGGGAACCTGGCAGCGCACTAAACCACTATTTCCATCGGACCTTCGCCGTACTGGCTGTGCAGCTTTGCGGATCGCAAACTGCAAGCTCTTTCGACTGCAGCTTCAACAAGGATTATTCCGCATTCGCGTACCTTCTCCGTGA
- the GAN gene encoding gigaxonin isoform X1 encodes MSGPSAVSDPQHPARLLRALSSFREESRFCDAHLVLEGEEIPVQKNILAAASPYIRTKLNYNPPKDDGSTYKIELEGISVDIMKEILDYIFSGQIRLNEETIQDVVQAADLLLLTDLKTLCCEFLEGCIAAENCIGIRDFALHYCLHHVHYLASEYLETHFRDVSSTEEFLELTPQKLKEVLSMEKLNVGNERYVFEAVIRWISHDSESRKVHMKDVMSAVWVSGLDAGYLREQMMSEPLVREIVKECNNIPLTPPQQGEAMLASFKPRGYSECIVTVGGEERVSRKPTSVMRCMCPLYDPNRQLWIELAPMSIPRINHGVLSAEGFLFVLGGQDENKGTLSSGEKYDPDTNSWSSLPPMNEARHNFGVVEIDGILYILGGEDGERELISMESYDIYSRTWTKQPDLTMVRKIGCYAAMKKKIYAMGGGSYGKLFESVECYDPRTQQWTAICPLKERRFGAVACGVASELYVFGGVRSRDDSQASEMVTCKSEFYHDEFKRWIYLNDQNLCIPTSSSFVYGAVPIGASIYVIGDLDTGTNYDYVREFKRSTGTWQRTKPLFPSDLRRTGCAALRIANCKLFRLQLQQGLFRIRVPSP; translated from the exons aaCAAAATTGAATTATAATCCTCCAAAGGATGATGGCTCAACGTACAAGATCGAACTTGAAGGGATATCTGTTGATATCATGAAAGAGATACTAGATTACATCTTCAGTGGGCAG ATCAGGCTAAATGAAGAAACTATCCAAGATGTGGTACAGGCAGCTGATCTCCTGCTGCTTACAGACTTAAAAACTCTCTGCTGTGAGTTTTTAGAAGGTTGCATAGCTGCTGAGAACTGTATTGGTATTCGGGACTTTGCACTACACTATTGTTTGCATCATGTTCACTACCTTGCCTCAGAGTATCTGGAAACTCACTTTCGAGAtgtcagcagcacagaggaatTCTTGGAACTGACTCCTCAAAAACTGAAAGAAGTGCTGTCGATGGAAAAGCTCAATGTCGGAAACGAAAGATACGTCTTTGAAGCGGTCATTAGGTGGATTTCTCATGATTCAGAATCGAGAAAG GTTCACATGAAGGATGTCATGTCAGCAGTGTGGGTTTCGGGCTTAGACGCAGGGTATTTACGTGAGCAGATGATGAGCGAACCACTGGTCCGGGAGATCGTCAAAGAATGCAACAATATTCCCCTCACGCCGCCCCAGCAGGGAGAGGCGATGCTGGCGTCCTTCAAGCCCCGGGGCTACTCGGAGTGTATAGTGACTGTCGGTGGAGAAGAACGAGT ATCACGGAAACCAACCTCAGTGATGCGGTGTATGTGTCCTCTTTATGATCCCAATAGACAGCTCTGGATTGAACTTGCTCCTATGAGTATTCCAAGGATCAATCATGGAGTATTGTCAGCAG aaggatttttatttGTGCTTGGTGGTCAGGATGAAAACAAGGGAACGCTAAGCTCTGGAGAGAAATATGATCCAGATACCAATTCATGGAGTTCCTTACCGCCAATGAATGAG GCACGACATAATTTTGGTGTGGTAGAGATTGATGGAATTCTGTATATTCTGGGAGGTGAGGACGGTGAAAGGGAGCTAATCTCTATGGAGAGCTATGATATTTACAGCCGGACCTGGACCAAGCAGCCAGACTTGACCATGGTTAGAAAG ATTGGCTGCTATGCAGCTATGAAGAAGAAAATCTATGCAatgggtggaggctcctacggaAAACTCTTTGAATCTGTTGAGTGTTATGACCCTCGGACTCAGCAGTGGACGGCAATCTGTCCTCTGAAAGAGAGAAG ATTTGGGGCAGTAGCCTGTGGAGTTGCCTCTGAGCTTTATGTGTTTGGCGGGGTCAGGAGTCGTGATGACAGTCAAGCCAGTGAGATGGTGACGTGCAAATCTGAATTTTATCATGATGAGTTTAAAAG gtgGATTTATCTAAATGACCAGAACCTATGTATCCCAACTAGTTCTTCCTTCGTGTACGGAGCTGTGCCCATCGGAGCCAGCATATACGTGATTGGAGATCTTGATACAG GTACAAATTATGACTACGTTAGAGAATTTAAAAGAAGCACGGGAACCTGGCAGCGCACTAAACCACTATTTCCATCGGACCTTCGCCGTACTGGCTGTGCAGCTTTGCGGATCGCAAACTGCAAGCTCTTTCGACTGCAGCTTCAACAAGGATTATTCCGCATTCGCGTACCTTCTCCGTGA